In one window of Corynebacterium mycetoides DNA:
- a CDS encoding antibiotic biosynthesis monooxygenase family protein, protein MSIVKINAISVPEGAGEELERRFAARKHAIDSQPGFEGFELLRPVKGEDRYFVVTRWADQESYDAWWESEGRGAHGGHGGDRKPVATGASLLEFEVVF, encoded by the coding sequence ATGAGCATCGTGAAGATCAACGCAATTTCCGTGCCTGAGGGCGCGGGCGAGGAACTCGAGCGCCGTTTCGCCGCGCGCAAGCACGCGATCGACTCACAGCCCGGTTTCGAGGGCTTCGAGCTGCTGCGCCCGGTCAAGGGCGAGGACCGCTACTTCGTGGTCACCCGCTGGGCGGATCAGGAATCCTACGACGCGTGGTGGGAATCCGAGGGCCGTGGAGCGCACGGGGGCCACGGGGGCGACCGCAAGCCCGTGGCCACGGGGGCGTCGCTGCTCGAGTTCGAGGTCGTGTTCTAG
- the pcrA gene encoding DNA helicase PcrA, with the protein MNTDLVLGLNPQQEKAVTHQGGPLLIIAGAGSGKTAVLTRRIAYLLGERGVAPWQILAITFTNKAAAEMKERVADLVGPEAQRMWVATFHSVCVRILRQQAQLVPGLNTNFTIYDSDDSRRLLAMIAKDRNLDLKKFSARTLANAISNLKNELVGPEEAAARAERTRNPFDLTVAGVFAEYQASLRRANALDFDDLIGEVVRIFKEHPQVVEYYRRRFRHVLVDEYQDTNHAQYELIHTLVGDGPDAPELAVVGDSDQSIYAFRGATIRNIEEFERDYPNATTVMLEQNYRSTQNILSAANAVIAQNEGRRPKKLWTAHGEGDRIVGYVADNEHDEARFVASEIDRLADEGTAYSDIAVMYRTNNASRALEDIFIRSGIPYKVVGGTRFYERREIRDIVAYMKVIDNPDDTVSLRRIVNVPKRAIGDKAQAMVALHAQNTGVSFGRALVDAAAGEVSMLAARSTNAIAGFVELIDGLRAELPEMKNEVTGMPDLGQLVNRILEVTGYRAELEASNDPQDGSRLDNLNELVSVAREFSSEAANQIAYMSQEELDSALAEGEPMPGSLQAFLERVSLVADADQLPDNDQGVVTLMTLHTAKGLEFPYVFVTGWEDGQFPHLRALGDPAELAEERRLAYVGITRAKKRLYLTRAMLRSSWGSPVTNPASRFLTEIPEDLVDWRRVEPERSMVTDAWGTPRRRPSRSGTRTGAKVNKNLDLAPGDRVNHAKYGLGTVTAVEGSGVRETVTIDFGSSGTVRLMLIGGVPMEKL; encoded by the coding sequence ATGAACACGGATCTGGTTTTGGGACTCAACCCGCAGCAGGAAAAGGCCGTCACCCACCAGGGCGGACCCCTGCTCATCATCGCCGGCGCAGGGTCGGGCAAGACGGCGGTGCTCACCCGCAGGATCGCCTACCTGCTGGGCGAGCGCGGCGTCGCCCCCTGGCAGATCCTGGCGATCACCTTCACCAACAAGGCCGCGGCGGAGATGAAGGAGCGCGTCGCGGATCTGGTGGGCCCGGAGGCGCAGCGCATGTGGGTGGCCACCTTCCACTCGGTGTGCGTGCGCATCCTGCGCCAGCAGGCCCAGCTCGTGCCGGGGCTGAACACCAACTTCACCATCTACGACTCGGACGATTCGCGCCGCCTCCTGGCCATGATCGCGAAAGACCGCAACCTGGATCTGAAGAAGTTCTCGGCGCGCACCCTGGCCAACGCGATTTCGAACCTGAAGAACGAGCTCGTCGGCCCGGAGGAGGCAGCCGCCCGGGCGGAGCGCACCCGCAACCCCTTCGATCTCACCGTCGCCGGGGTGTTCGCGGAGTACCAGGCCAGCCTGCGCCGGGCCAACGCGCTCGACTTCGACGACTTGATCGGTGAGGTCGTGCGCATTTTCAAGGAGCACCCCCAGGTTGTCGAGTACTACCGCCGCCGCTTCCGGCACGTGCTGGTGGACGAGTACCAGGACACCAACCACGCCCAGTACGAGCTCATCCACACGCTCGTGGGCGACGGCCCGGACGCGCCCGAGCTGGCGGTCGTAGGCGATTCTGATCAGTCCATCTACGCGTTCCGCGGGGCGACGATACGCAACATCGAGGAGTTCGAGCGCGACTACCCCAACGCGACCACGGTCATGCTGGAGCAGAACTACCGCTCCACCCAAAACATCCTCAGCGCCGCCAACGCGGTCATCGCGCAGAACGAGGGCCGGCGGCCGAAGAAGCTCTGGACGGCGCACGGGGAGGGGGACCGGATCGTGGGCTACGTTGCGGACAACGAGCACGATGAGGCCCGCTTCGTCGCCTCCGAGATCGACCGGCTGGCGGACGAGGGCACCGCCTACAGCGACATCGCGGTGATGTACCGCACCAACAACGCGTCCCGCGCGCTGGAAGACATCTTCATCCGCTCCGGCATTCCGTACAAGGTCGTCGGCGGCACCCGGTTCTACGAGCGCCGCGAGATCCGCGACATAGTGGCCTACATGAAGGTCATCGACAACCCGGACGACACGGTGAGCCTGCGCCGCATCGTCAACGTGCCCAAGCGCGCGATCGGGGACAAGGCCCAGGCGATGGTGGCGCTACACGCCCAGAACACAGGCGTGAGCTTCGGCCGCGCGCTTGTCGACGCCGCCGCGGGCGAGGTCAGCATGCTCGCCGCCCGCTCCACAAACGCGATCGCTGGTTTCGTCGAGCTTATCGACGGCCTCCGGGCCGAACTGCCCGAGATGAAAAACGAGGTCACCGGGATGCCGGATCTGGGCCAGCTGGTCAACCGCATCCTGGAGGTGACGGGCTACCGCGCCGAGCTCGAGGCGTCGAACGACCCGCAGGACGGCTCCCGGTTGGACAACCTCAACGAGCTGGTGTCGGTCGCGCGCGAGTTCTCCTCGGAGGCGGCCAACCAGATCGCCTACATGAGCCAGGAGGAGCTCGACAGCGCCCTGGCCGAGGGCGAGCCCATGCCGGGGTCGCTGCAGGCGTTTTTGGAGCGCGTGTCCCTCGTGGCGGACGCGGACCAGCTGCCGGACAACGACCAGGGCGTGGTCACGCTGATGACGTTGCACACCGCCAAGGGCCTCGAGTTTCCCTACGTGTTTGTCACCGGGTGGGAGGACGGGCAGTTCCCGCACCTGCGCGCGCTCGGGGATCCCGCCGAACTGGCGGAGGAGCGCCGCCTGGCGTATGTGGGCATCACCCGCGCCAAGAAGCGCCTCTACCTCACGCGCGCGATGCTGCGCTCGTCGTGGGGTTCCCCGGTGACCAACCCCGCCAGCCGCTTCCTGACCGAGATCCCGGAGGATCTCGTCGACTGGCGCCGGGTGGAGCCGGAGCGCTCCATGGTCACCGACGCGTGGGGCACGCCGAGGCGCCGCCCGTCGAGAAGCGGCACCCGCACTGGCGCAAAGGTGAACAAGAACCTGGACCTCGCGCCAGGCGACCGCGTCAACCACGCCAAGTACGGCCTCGGCACTGTCACAGCCGTCGAGGGCTCCGGCGTGCGCGAGACGGTGACGATTGACTTCGGCTCCTCTGGCACCGTCCGCCTCATGCTCATCGGGGGAGTCCCGATGGAAAAACTCTAG
- a CDS encoding TetR/AcrR family transcriptional regulator: MSGTVGRPRKKSPRRKGKTARDEILDASSELFTTQGFAMTSTHQIADAVGIRQASLYYHFPSKTEIFLTLLMGTVQPSLDLATDLADMDESPALKLWALVAAETRILLSSNWNIGRLYQLPVANSEEFHDYHEARRALEDVFRGLAAEIVGDDDPRIDLPFHMTLGAIEMRDNTGKAPYPLVDDALPAPSVMIADAVLDVLHAELPENRGMRTLDLVSKVLEDA; the protein is encoded by the coding sequence ATGTCTGGAACAGTGGGTCGTCCCCGCAAGAAAAGCCCGCGACGCAAGGGAAAAACCGCTCGCGACGAGATTCTCGACGCCTCCTCCGAGCTGTTTACCACCCAGGGCTTCGCCATGACGTCCACGCACCAGATCGCCGATGCGGTGGGCATCCGGCAGGCATCGCTGTACTACCATTTCCCGTCCAAGACGGAGATCTTCCTGACCCTGCTCATGGGCACGGTCCAGCCCTCGCTCGACTTGGCGACGGACCTGGCTGACATGGACGAAAGCCCCGCCCTGAAGCTCTGGGCCCTCGTCGCGGCGGAGACGCGCATTCTGCTGTCCTCTAATTGGAACATCGGCCGCCTCTACCAGCTGCCCGTCGCCAACTCGGAGGAGTTCCACGACTACCACGAGGCGCGGCGCGCCCTGGAGGACGTGTTCCGCGGGCTCGCGGCGGAAATCGTCGGCGACGACGACCCGCGCATCGACCTGCCTTTCCACATGACCCTGGGCGCGATCGAGATGCGCGACAACACGGGCAAAGCCCCCTACCCGCTTGTCGACGATGCCCTGCCCGCGCCGTCGGTCATGATCGCCGACGCGGTTCTCGACGTGCTCCACGCCGAGCTGCCGGAGAACCGCGGCATGCGCACCCTCGACCTCGTCTCGAAGGTGCTCGAGGACGCCTAG
- a CDS encoding cell division protein PerM: MSTKSSPHTTPPRTTPSARRRRRSMPQAAAQTRTAPAPHAPETWGERLRHYLPFAAAPSVVAALSVVALSLALVLLTGSPLAYLPAAIGETWLVAHGVPVTFDGVTLGLTPLLPPAAVAALVAQRVRVATRKRVSILDLAAITALGLGIPLTLTCIALFMVADASAVYPVAPPNAFAALALTLGVHAAGIVAGIGPVVWRALAGRAGAPAFVVDTARTAATALLHLVGAAAVVYLCLLLAGWGRVSSLVDAYPTLPGPGLAALIALTLLYLPNAAVATLSALMGGSVEYAGAQASLFSVDNVALPPLPLFAAIPAAAPAWAPVLMLVPAAALVRFFASRALGPRDVALTAAWSGVWTLAVIPFAGGSAGAYGYVGAHVVATPALALAWVAAVGGLVWLIASMRHAKPEPEPEREPEREPEPEPEEEKPAGGSTKWVPPTTEDDVRD, encoded by the coding sequence ATGAGTACGAAGTCGAGCCCGCACACCACGCCGCCGAGGACAACGCCGTCCGCGCGCCGCCGCCGTAGAAGTATGCCCCAGGCCGCGGCACAGACGCGCACGGCGCCCGCACCCCACGCTCCCGAAACGTGGGGCGAGCGCCTCCGCCACTACCTGCCCTTCGCGGCCGCGCCGAGCGTGGTCGCGGCGCTGTCTGTGGTTGCGCTGAGCCTGGCGCTCGTGTTGCTCACCGGATCGCCGTTGGCCTACCTCCCCGCGGCGATCGGCGAGACCTGGCTGGTCGCGCACGGGGTGCCGGTGACCTTCGACGGCGTGACCCTCGGGTTGACCCCGCTGCTGCCTCCGGCCGCAGTCGCCGCGCTGGTGGCGCAGCGGGTGCGTGTGGCCACGCGCAAGCGCGTGAGCATCCTCGACCTGGCGGCCATCACGGCCCTCGGGCTGGGCATCCCGCTGACGCTGACGTGCATCGCCCTGTTTATGGTGGCGGACGCGTCGGCGGTGTACCCGGTCGCACCCCCGAACGCATTCGCCGCCCTCGCCCTCACACTGGGCGTGCACGCCGCGGGAATCGTCGCCGGCATCGGACCCGTGGTGTGGCGGGCGCTCGCCGGCCGCGCGGGCGCACCGGCGTTCGTGGTCGACACGGCCCGGACAGCGGCGACCGCGCTGCTGCACCTCGTCGGCGCCGCCGCCGTGGTGTACCTCTGCCTGCTACTCGCCGGGTGGGGGAGGGTTTCCTCGCTTGTCGACGCCTACCCCACGCTCCCGGGCCCCGGCCTAGCCGCCCTGATCGCGCTGACGCTGCTCTACCTCCCGAACGCTGCCGTGGCCACTCTCAGCGCGCTCATGGGCGGCAGCGTGGAGTACGCGGGCGCGCAGGCGTCTCTCTTCAGCGTCGACAACGTCGCCCTGCCGCCGCTGCCGCTGTTCGCCGCCATCCCGGCGGCCGCCCCGGCGTGGGCGCCGGTGCTCATGCTCGTCCCCGCAGCGGCTCTCGTCCGTTTCTTCGCCTCCCGCGCGCTGGGCCCGCGGGATGTAGCTCTCACCGCCGCGTGGTCGGGGGTGTGGACGCTCGCCGTCATACCGTTCGCGGGCGGGAGCGCCGGCGCCTACGGGTACGTGGGGGCCCACGTCGTCGCCACGCCGGCGCTCGCGCTCGCCTGGGTCGCGGCCGTCGGCGGGCTCGTGTGGCTGATCGCGAGCATGCGCCACGCCAAGCCGGAACCGGAGCCGGAACGAGAGCCGGAACGAGAGCCGGAGCCGGAGCCGGAAGAGGAGAAGCCCGCCGGCGGTAGCACAAAGTGGGTCCCTCCCACGACCGAGGATGACGTGCGCGATTAG
- a CDS encoding M23 family metallopeptidase produces the protein MFNSTKARTGGKHRKKSPNKGRVALVAVATGAVSTAGVSGAAAAAIQSDKANEPTVDFELAADTDAVDTQLSSADAAPQILAIAEYKPVENLSDQLNKAVQHSELVAQADELLRAPMSAKPAEGAFTSGFGSRWGAFHAGIDIANVTNTPILAVLDGTVLDSGPAQGYGQWIRLLHDDGTITVYGHMETLDVAVGERVKAGQKIAGMGNRGFSTGTHLHFEVHPDGNTPVDPVPWLAARGITL, from the coding sequence ATGTTCAATTCCACGAAGGCACGCACAGGCGGCAAGCACCGCAAGAAGTCCCCCAACAAGGGACGCGTCGCTCTCGTCGCCGTCGCAACGGGTGCCGTGTCCACCGCCGGCGTTTCCGGCGCAGCTGCAGCAGCAATCCAGTCCGACAAGGCCAACGAGCCCACCGTCGACTTCGAGCTTGCGGCTGACACCGATGCCGTAGATACCCAGCTTTCTTCCGCCGACGCCGCGCCGCAGATCCTCGCCATCGCAGAGTACAAGCCGGTGGAGAACCTCTCAGACCAACTCAACAAGGCTGTGCAGCACTCTGAGCTCGTTGCCCAGGCCGATGAGCTGCTGCGCGCCCCGATGTCGGCGAAGCCGGCGGAGGGCGCTTTCACCTCGGGTTTCGGCTCGCGCTGGGGCGCGTTCCACGCTGGCATCGACATCGCCAACGTGACCAACACCCCGATCCTCGCCGTTCTTGACGGCACTGTCCTCGACTCCGGCCCCGCGCAGGGTTACGGCCAGTGGATCCGCCTGCTTCACGACGACGGCACCATCACCGTCTACGGCCACATGGAGACCCTCGACGTCGCCGTCGGCGAGCGCGTGAAGGCCGGGCAGAAGATCGCCGGCATGGGCAACCGCGGCTTCTCCACCGGCACCCACCTCCACTTCGAGGTTCACCCCGACGGGAACACTCCGGTTGATCCGGTTCCGTGGCTCGCCGCCCGCGGCATCACGCTCTAA
- a CDS encoding M23 family metallopeptidase, giving the protein MKRPLLSAAVASIASVVAAATLTAAPAHALAAPTVNLDGSPVNSDVEIAGALAVAAAQIFTTGATVTAGDHSVVYDPRAEEQLLNLPPETIQIVPPAGEDAVVYQTGQTADGRTVVTPSTGRVSSGFGQRWGRMHQGMDIANDAGTPIYAVMDGTVINAGPAQGFGNWVVIRHDGGEVSVYGHMRHYNVSIGQRVTAGEQIATIGNEGRSTGPHLHFEIKPDGVNQVDPQVWLGRQGITI; this is encoded by the coding sequence ATGAAACGACCCCTGCTTAGCGCCGCAGTCGCCTCAATCGCCTCAGTCGTCGCAGCCGCCACACTCACCGCCGCCCCCGCCCACGCCCTCGCGGCCCCGACCGTCAACCTCGACGGGTCGCCCGTCAACAGCGACGTCGAAATCGCCGGCGCGCTTGCGGTCGCCGCGGCACAGATTTTCACCACCGGCGCCACCGTCACGGCGGGCGACCACTCCGTGGTCTACGACCCGCGCGCGGAGGAACAGCTCCTCAACCTCCCGCCCGAAACCATCCAGATCGTCCCGCCCGCCGGCGAAGACGCCGTCGTCTACCAAACGGGCCAGACGGCGGACGGGCGCACCGTGGTCACCCCCTCGACAGGACGCGTCAGCTCCGGCTTCGGCCAGCGCTGGGGACGCATGCACCAGGGAATGGACATCGCCAACGACGCCGGAACCCCCATCTACGCGGTCATGGACGGCACCGTCATCAACGCGGGCCCCGCGCAGGGCTTCGGCAACTGGGTCGTGATCCGCCACGACGGCGGGGAGGTCTCCGTCTACGGCCACATGCGCCACTACAACGTGAGCATCGGCCAGCGCGTCACCGCCGGGGAGCAGATCGCCACCATCGGCAACGAGGGGCGCTCCACGGGCCCGCACCTCCACTTCGAGATCAAGCCGGACGGCGTCAACCAGGTCGACCCGCAGGTCTGGCTGGGGCGCCAGGGCATCACCATCTAA
- a CDS encoding chorismate mutase, whose protein sequence is MSEFEIRMPSGTDDPLSDTEIQEYRKEIDRLDRVILDAVKRRSEVSRAIGKTRMGSGGTRLVHTREVAIINQFRDELGEEGPTLAGVLLRLGRGKLG, encoded by the coding sequence ATGAGTGAGTTCGAGATCCGCATGCCCTCCGGTACCGACGACCCCTTGTCGGACACCGAGATCCAGGAATACCGCAAGGAGATCGACAGGCTCGACCGGGTGATTCTGGATGCCGTGAAGCGCCGCTCGGAGGTGTCACGGGCGATCGGCAAGACGCGGATGGGCTCCGGCGGAACGCGCCTGGTGCACACCCGCGAGGTGGCCATTATCAACCAGTTCCGCGACGAGCTCGGAGAGGAGGGCCCCACGCTGGCCGGGGTCCTCCTGCGCCTCGGCCGCGGGAAGCTGGGCTGA
- the purN gene encoding phosphoribosylglycinamide formyltransferase — protein MTCAIRLVDVPEPSQKSVVALVSGTGTLLQSILDNQDDSYRVSLVVADTDCPALRRAEDAGVATRVVELEGDRAEWNRRLRDAVSAADPAIVVSAGFMRILGPDFLDVFEGRLINTHPALLPAFPGAHAVRDALAYGVKVTGTTVHFIDGGVDTGEIIAQRAVEVREGETAAELHERIKVQERALIVDALRSAFITDGKVHFPWL, from the coding sequence ATGACGTGCGCGATTAGACTCGTCGACGTGCCTGAACCATCGCAGAAATCCGTCGTCGCCCTTGTCTCCGGCACGGGGACGCTGCTTCAGTCCATCCTGGACAACCAGGACGATTCCTACCGCGTCAGCCTCGTCGTCGCCGACACCGACTGCCCCGCGCTCAGGCGGGCGGAAGACGCCGGGGTTGCCACCCGGGTGGTGGAGCTGGAGGGGGACCGCGCCGAGTGGAACCGCAGGCTGCGCGATGCTGTCTCGGCGGCGGACCCGGCCATCGTGGTCTCGGCGGGATTCATGCGCATCCTCGGCCCCGACTTCCTCGATGTGTTCGAGGGCCGCCTGATCAACACCCACCCGGCGCTGCTGCCCGCGTTCCCGGGGGCGCACGCCGTGCGCGACGCGTTGGCCTACGGGGTCAAGGTCACGGGCACCACGGTCCACTTCATCGACGGCGGTGTGGACACCGGGGAGATCATCGCCCAACGAGCCGTCGAAGTCCGCGAGGGCGAGACCGCGGCGGAATTGCACGAGAGAATTAAGGTACAAGAGCGCGCGCTCATTGTTGATGCCCTGCGCAGCGCTTTCATCACCGACGGAAAGGTTCATTTCCCATGGTTGTAG
- the purH gene encoding bifunctional phosphoribosylaminoimidazolecarboxamide formyltransferase/IMP cyclohydrolase yields MVVDHIAIKRALISVYDKTGLDELARALGEAGVEIVSTGSTAKRIAEAGVAVTEVADLTGFPEVLGGRVKTLHPRVHAGILADLRDEDHERQLADLGIEPFQLVVVNLYPFEETVASGASFDECVEQIDIGGPSMVRAAAKNHPSVAVVTDPRRYADVIDAVRGDGFSLDDRRELAYEAFSHTADYDAAVSDWFAEQVDSDGEGDLRYGENPHQAASLINEGWGLANAVQHGGKEMSYNNYQDADAAWRAAWDHDRPCVAIIKHANPCGIAVSDDSIAEAHRKAHACDPVSAYGGVIAVNREVTLELAESIKPIFTEVVVAPSYEDAALELLKEKKNLRILEVEPEFRGEELKQISGGFLVQERDTFQAEGDAVDNWQLVAGEPASDTVLADLEFAWRSIRCVKSNAILIASNGASVGVGMGQVNRVDSAKLAVERANTLDDGVNRTTGAAAASDAFFPFVDGFQVLADAGVTAVVQPGGSIRDEEVIAAAKEAGVTMYLTGTRHFAH; encoded by the coding sequence ATGGTTGTAGACCATATCGCGATTAAGCGCGCCCTGATCAGCGTGTACGACAAGACCGGGCTGGACGAGTTGGCACGCGCCCTCGGTGAGGCGGGCGTGGAAATCGTCTCCACCGGCTCCACCGCGAAGCGGATCGCCGAGGCGGGCGTGGCCGTGACCGAGGTCGCCGATCTCACCGGGTTCCCCGAGGTGCTCGGCGGCCGCGTGAAAACGCTGCACCCCCGCGTGCACGCCGGCATTCTGGCTGACCTGCGCGACGAGGATCACGAGCGCCAGCTCGCGGACCTCGGCATCGAGCCGTTCCAGCTCGTCGTGGTCAACCTTTACCCGTTCGAGGAGACCGTGGCCTCGGGAGCGAGCTTCGACGAGTGCGTGGAGCAGATCGACATCGGCGGCCCCTCTATGGTGCGCGCCGCCGCGAAGAACCACCCCTCGGTGGCCGTCGTGACCGACCCGCGACGCTACGCGGACGTTATCGACGCCGTGCGCGGCGACGGCTTTTCGCTGGACGACCGCCGCGAGCTCGCCTACGAGGCGTTCTCCCACACCGCCGACTACGACGCCGCGGTCTCCGACTGGTTCGCCGAGCAGGTCGACTCCGACGGCGAGGGCGACCTGCGCTACGGGGAAAACCCGCACCAGGCTGCCAGCCTGATCAACGAAGGCTGGGGGCTCGCCAACGCGGTCCAGCACGGCGGCAAGGAGATGAGCTACAACAACTACCAGGATGCTGACGCCGCGTGGCGGGCGGCCTGGGACCACGATCGTCCGTGCGTGGCCATCATCAAGCACGCCAACCCCTGCGGCATCGCGGTCTCCGACGACTCCATCGCCGAGGCGCACCGCAAGGCCCACGCCTGCGACCCCGTCTCGGCCTACGGCGGCGTCATCGCCGTTAACCGCGAGGTCACCCTCGAGCTGGCGGAGTCCATCAAGCCGATCTTCACCGAGGTCGTCGTCGCCCCCTCCTATGAGGACGCCGCCCTCGAGCTGCTCAAGGAGAAGAAGAACCTGCGCATCCTCGAGGTGGAGCCCGAGTTCCGGGGCGAGGAGCTCAAGCAGATCTCCGGCGGCTTCCTCGTCCAGGAGCGCGACACGTTCCAGGCGGAGGGCGACGCGGTGGACAATTGGCAGCTGGTGGCCGGCGAGCCCGCCTCGGACACCGTCCTCGCGGACCTCGAGTTCGCGTGGCGCTCCATCCGCTGCGTGAAGTCCAACGCGATCCTCATCGCCTCAAACGGGGCATCCGTCGGCGTGGGCATGGGGCAGGTCAACCGCGTCGATTCCGCGAAGCTCGCCGTCGAGCGCGCCAACACGCTTGACGACGGCGTCAACCGCACCACGGGGGCAGCCGCGGCCTCCGACGCGTTCTTCCCCTTCGTCGACGGCTTCCAGGTGCTTGCCGACGCCGGCGTCACCGCAGTCGTGCAGCCCGGCGGATCCATCCGCGACGAGGAAGTGATCGCCGCCGCGAAGGAAGCCGGCGTGACGATGTACCTCACCGGCACCCGCCACTTCGCGCACTAG